Below is a genomic region from Fusobacterium nucleatum.
GGTTTTATGTATGATACATAATTATTAGTTTCTAAATATTCATAGTTAGGAAGACTTTCATAACCAGCATCAGCCACAACATTTTGAATTTCAATATTTTGAGACTTAATTTTTTCAAGAAATGGAATTAGAGTTTTAGAGTCTGAAGGATTATGAAAAATTTCATAAGAAGCTATATATTCACTAATAACTCCAATTTGAAGATTATATCCTGGTTTCAATTGACCATTGCGCATGTAATCTTCCTTCATTCTCATAAATGTTGCATCTTTATCTATTTTAGAAAAACTATTTCTTTCACCTAAAATTTCTAGATAATTTGTGTATTTTTCAAATCTTTCAATAAATGATTCTGCTTTTTCTAACAATACCTGTTCTTTACTTTTTCTTTTACCTTTACCATGTACTTTTTGAATATTTAAATTTTCTAAATATGAAAAAACACCAAAAATATTATCTAAATCTTTATTAAAATATCTATTAAAGTCATCAATTAACTCTAATATATTCTCTTCAAGTCTTTCTTTATATTTTAAAGTGGATTTCTTCCAAACAAAACTATATTTATTAGCATAAGCTTCTATTTTAGTACCATCAATGTAAATAGTTTCAATAGAAATTTCACTTAATTTAAAAAGCTTCTCTACAAATTGAGTGAACAACTCATGGATAACATCAGTAGCTTTTGAAAGAAAGCGCGCAATAGTGGAATAATCAGGGATATTATGTGAATTTAATAAATATTGAGTTCTTTGGCTATCTTTACAAAGATACTCAATATCTCTAGTAGAATAAATTCCTCTTGAATAAACATAGATAATTATGGCAAACATATTAACAGGATGTACCTTAGTTTTGTTAGGGAATACTTGCATTAAATTAGAAAAATCCATTTCCTCCAGAATGGTGCTAAGCAGTCTAACAGGATTATCTTTATCAATATCTTTATTAATGTAAAAAAGTTTAGGTTGAAAAAACTTAAAAAATCTGTTATTATTGGTTGACTTTATCATAAGTATATTATATTAAATTTTGATTAAATTTTGAAGAAAATTTCTAAAAAATTTATGTAATATACTTTTTAAATTTAAAAAGATGCTAAACTACAAAAAATTGTTTTTTAGCATCTTTTTTCTTTTGGGACTCAACTATTTAATTTGCAACAGCCCCTTATAATATTAAAAAAGGCTACTACAATAATTGTAATAGCCATATTTACTTTATTCTATACAAAACTATTTCTTTTTAGATTCTTCAAATTTAGCCCATAATCCAGCTTTAACTAAGATTGATTTTACAGTTCTTGTAGGTTGAGCACCATTTTTTAAGAAGTTTAAGATTTCTTCTTCTTTTAATACTACTTTTGAATCTTCTAGTGGGAAGTAGTTACCTAAGTAAGCTATTGCTCCACCATCTCTTTTAGATAAAGCTTCCATAGCTACTATTCTATAAGAAGGTCTTTTTTTATCTCCTAATCTTGTAAGTCTTAATTTTAACATTCTTTCACATCTCCTTTAATTTTATATATATAAATTTATTAATAACTATTAAAATGGAAATTTTCCACCTTTCCCCATAGCTCCCATATTAGGCATTTTACCAGAGCTAAACATTTTCATCATAGATTTCATTTGCTCAAATTGTTTAAGTAGTTTATTTACATCTGATACCTCTGTTCCACTACCTTTTGCAATTCTTATTTTTCTACTTGCTTTTAAAATATCAGGCTTCTTTCTTTCTTCTTTTGTCATAGATTGGATTATTGCTTCAACTTTTTTCATTTCTTTTTCAGCTGGAGCTAAGTCATCAATCTTTGGCATACCTGGTATTAATTTTAAGATTCCTCCAAGCGAACCTAATCTTTTTATTGTTTGTAATTGTTTTAAGAAGTCATTCAAATCAAATTTTTGAGATTTAATTTTTTCTTCTAAAGATTTAGCCTCATTTTCATCTATTACTTCTTGTGCCTTTTCAACAAGAGAAACAACATCTCCCATCCCTAATATTCTTGATACTAATCTATCTGGGTGGAAAATCTCGATATCATTAAGTTTTTCTCCAACTCCAATAAATTTTATTGGTTTTCCTACAACAGCTTTTATAGATAAAGCTGCCCCTCCACGAGTATCTCCATCTAATTTAGTCAGTATAACTCCATCAACACTTAAAGCATTATTAAAAGATTCAGCTAAATTAACAGCATCTTGCCCTATCATAGCATCTACAACAAGTAAAATTTCTTGTGGTTTAATTGCTTTTTTTAGTTCTTTTAATTCCTCCATAAGAGTTTCATCCACATGTAGCCTACCAGCTGTATCAACTATCATATAAGTTGCATTAATTTCTTTTGCTTTCTCTATTGCTCTTGTTGCAATTCCAACAACATCCTTGTTATCTTCTTCTGAATAGACATCTACTCCTATTTGTTGCCCTAAAACTTGTAATTGTTTTATAGCAGCAGGTCTATACACATCTACTCCAACCAATAATAACTTTTCATTTTGCTTTTTTAAAAATTTAGCAAGTTTTGCAGCAAAAGTTGTTTTTCCTGCACCTTGTAACCCTGCCAACATTATTATTGTTGGATTTCTAAGGCCCTTTGTTAATTTTGAGCTAGTTCCTCCTAATAACTCAACAAGTTCATCATTTACTAACTTTATAAATTGTTGTGCTGGATTTACTCCTCTTATAACCTCTGTTCCTATTGCTTTTTCACTGATTTTATTAGTAAAATCTTTAACTACTTTATAGTTAACATCCGCTTCTAAAAGAGACATTTTTACTTCTCTAAGAGCATCTTTTATATTAGTTTCACTAAGTTTCCCATGCCCTCTTATTTTCTTAAAAATATCTTGAAATCTATTTCCTAAATTTTCTAACATATCTACCTCATTTAAAGTAAGTTTTCTATAATTTTTTCCAAATTTTCTTTTGTAAAATCTTTTTTCAAATCTACCAATTCTTCCCTTATATTCTTCTTCATTTGATAAAATTTTAATTTATCTTCATAATCATATAAGAGAGCAACTCCTCTTTTTATATTATCATAAATTGCTTGTCTGCTAACATTATTATTCTTGGCAATTTCAGAAAGAGATAAATCATTTTCAAAATGATCCTCTAAATATTCTTTTTGTTTCTCGCTCAAAAGAGAAGAATAAATTTCCAAAAGATTAGCAATTTCAACAAATTCATCTAAAATCATAATAATTCACCTAGCCATTATAAATTATAGTAAAAATTTTGTCAAGTATTTTCTCTTTACATTTTTAATTTGTATATCTTTTTATATCTTCCATTGAATTTTCTGTTAATAGATTACTTATTTCAACAATTTCTTGCATAATTTTATTTTTTTCTTCATCTGACATTGAAGTATTATTACTTAAAATTAAATTTGCATAAGTAAAAACACCTTGTATAAATATAGATTTTTTAAATAAACTTAAAGTTTCTGAAAATATAACTTCCATTAATTCTTTCTTCAAATTTTCTAACAATCCATTTATAAAACCTTCATTATTAAATAGAAAAGATATTATATTAAAATTTTTATTTTCTTTATCCATAATTTCACCTCACCATTTCTATTTCTATATTTAATATTATATCATTTTTATATTTTTTTAGAAAGAGAATAGGATTTTCTACTGAACTACTTTTGCTTATAGAAATAGATAAATTTTTGATAATAAATAATATTTGTTAAGATAGGGAATACAATTTACATAATATTATCATTAACGAAGAATATATATATTATATATTTTTTTTATTTTGATTTTATTTATTGTATTAATCAAACATTTTAATATTCTTTGCTTGACATTTCAAAATTTATTTTGTATAATTGATACTGTAACTGTATACTATTTAAAAAATATGTTTACTTATCGTTTAATTTTAGAACAAATTTAGGAGAGATAATTTAATGAAAGAACTATTAAAAGAACTTGTAGAAAAAAATAGAAAATTTACAGCAGATGGTAATGTAGCAAACTATATTCCTGAACTTGACAAGGCTGATAAAAATGCCCTAGGAATTTATGTTACAACCTTAGATGGACAAGAATTTTTTGCAGGAGATTATAATACAAAATTTACAATACAAAGTATCTCAAAAATAATTTCTTTAATGCTAGCAATATTAGATAATGGTGAAGAATATGTTTTTTCAAAAGTTGGAATGGAGCCAAGTGGAGATCCTTTCAATTCAATTAGAAAACTTGAAACTTCAAGTAGAAAAAAACCTTATAATCCTATGATTAATGCAGGAGCAATAGCTGTTGCTTCTATGATAAAAGGAAAAGATGATAGAGAAAAATTTTCAAGATTATTGGATTTTGCAAAATTAATAACGGAAGATGATTCTTTAGATTTAAATTATAAAATTTATATTGGAGAATCAGATACTGGATTTAGAAACTATTCTATGGCATATTTTCTAAAAGGAGAAGGAATTATTGAAGGAAATGTAAATGAAGCACTTACAGTTTACTTTAAACAATGCTCAATAGAAGGGACTGCAAAAACTATATCTACTTTGGGAAAATTTTTAGCAAATGATGGTGTGCTTTCAAATGGTGAAAGAATTCTAACTACAAGAATGGCAAAAATTATTAAAACATTAATGGTAACTTGTGGAATGTATGATAGCTCAGGAGAATTTGCTGTAAGAGTTGGTATTCCTTCAAAAAGTGGGGTAGGTGGAGGAATTTGTTCTGTTGTTCCTGGTAAAATGGGAATAGGTGTATATGGTCCTTCTCTTGATAAAAAAGGAAACTCTCTTGCAGGAGGACATCTACTTGAAGATTTATCAGCAGAACTTTCTTTAAATATTTTTTAGATTTCAACTTTATGAAGTAACAAAATTTTAAAATAAATAAAAGGGGGTAAAATTATATGGATTTTTTAAATTATATAATTGGACAAATCAACATGGTTTTATGGTCTTACGTTCTTATTGCACTTTTACTACTATCAGGGTTATTTTATACTTTGAGGACAGGTTTTGCACAAGGAAGATTATTAGGTGATATGGTTGCATTAATCACTGGTAAACTTTCTTCACTTAAAGATGGTGAAAAGAAAATTGCTGGGCAAGTAACTGGTTTCCAAGCGTTCTGTATAGCTGTTGCTTCTCATGTTGGAACAGGTAACCTTGCAGGAGTTGCGATAGCAGTTGTGGTTGGTGGACCAGGAGCATTGTTTTGGATGTGGATAATTGCTCTTTTAGGTGCTGCAACAAGTTTAATCGAAAATACTTTGGCTCAAACTTATAAAGTAAAAGATGGTAAAGGTGGATTTAGAGGTGGACCTTCTTACTATATGGAAAAAGCACTTGGACAAAAAACACTTGGTTATATTTTCTCAATTATAGTTATAGTAACATTTGCTTTTGTGTTTAATACAGTTCAAGCTAATACAATAGCTCAAGCCTTTGAAACTACATTTAATTTAGGTGGTGTTATAAGTGGAGTAATCTTAGCTGCTCTTACTGCTTTAATTATATTTGGAGGTTTACATAGAATAGCTAATGTTGTTGGATTTTTAGTTCCAATAATGGCAATAGGATATGTTGTTGTAGCAGTAATTGTTTTAGCTCTTAATATTCATCATATCCCTAGATTATTTATGAGTATTATTGAAGCAGCTTTTGGTTTAAAACAAGCTGTTGGTGGAGCGATAGGAGTTGCTATGCTTCAAGGTATCAAGAGAGGATTGTATTCTAATGAAGCAGGTATGGGAAGTGCTCCAAACGCTGCAGCTACTTCAAATGTTTCTCACCCTGTAAAACAAGGTTTATTACAAGCATTTGGAGTATTTGTTGATACTATTTTAATTTGTAGTGCCACTGGTTTCATTGTTTTATTATATCCAGATTTTGCTACAACTGCAAAAGAAGGTATTCAAGTAACTCAAGATGCCCTTGCTTATTCAATTGGAAGCTGGGGAAAAGATTTTATAACTTTATGTATTTTCTTATTTGCATTTAGTTCATTAGTAGGAAACTATTATTATGGTGAAGCAAACTTAGAATTCTTAACTAAAAGAAAATCTTCAATGTTGATATTCAGAGTTTTAACTGTTGCTTGTGTATTTTTAGGATCAGTTGCAAAATTAGCATTTGTTTGGAATATAGCCGATGTATCTATGGGTATTATGGCATTAATGAATATTATAGTTATAGCAATTCTTTCTCCAAAAGCTATTGCTATCATTAGAGACTATATAAGACAAAGAAAAGAAGGAAAAAATCCTGTATTCAAAGCAAAAGATATACCTGGTTTAGAAAATACTGAATGCTGGGATTAATATAAAACAAATATTTCCTTATTTCTAAATTTTATAAATAGCAAGAGAGCTCACTCTCTTGCTATTTTATATCTCTTATATTTTTTCTTAATTTTTTAAACAAACTTCATAATTTTTTATACAATATTTAAGCATAGGTTATACTATTTTAACATAACATATATTATTGACATACTTAATTTATAGATATATAATAAAAATATAGAAATAGTCTATTTTATTTAAAATTTTAAGGAGGCTACATGGCTAAGTTAGAAGCTTTTATTAAAGCAAAAGAAAAATTGTCAAAAGTACTTTTAGAAACACATTTAATTTACAGTCCTATATTCTCAAAAGAATCTGGAAACGAAGTATTTATCAAACCAGAAAACTTACAAAAAACAGGTTCATTTAAGATAAGAGGAGCATATAATAAAATTTCTAATCTAACAGATGCTGAAAAGAAAAGAGGTGTAATTGCTTCATCTGCTGGAAATCATGCTCAAGGAGTTGCTTATGGTGCTAAGGAATCTGGTATAAAGGCAGTTATTGTAATGCCTAAATCTACCCCTCTTATAAAAGTTGAATCTACAAAACAATATGGAGCAGAAGTTATTTTACATGGTGATGTCTATGATGATGCCTTTAAAAAAGCAAAAGAATTAGAAGAAAAAGAAGGTTATGTGTTTGTACATCCTTTTAATGATGAAGGTGTTTTAGATGGTCAAGGAACAATAGCACTAGAAATTTTAGAAGAACTCCCTGAAACTGATATCATACTTGTTCCTATTGGTGGTGGTGGTCTGATTTCAGGTATAGCTTGTGCTGCAAAAATAATAAAACCTGATATAAAAATTATTGGTGTCGAACCAGAAGGAGCCGCATCAGCTTATGAAGCTATCAAGCAAAACAAAGTTGTCGAATTGAAAGAGGCTAATACAATAGCTGATGGAACTGCTGTAAAAAAAATTGGAGACTTAAACTTTGAATATATTAAAAAATATGTTGATGAAATTATAACAGTATCTGATTATGAATTGATGGAAGCATTTTTATTATTAGTAGAAAAACATAAAATTATTGCAGAAAATTCTGGTATATTATCGATAGCTGCTACAAAAAAACTTAAAGAAAAAAATAAAAAAGTTGTATCTGTCATAAGTGGAGGTAATATAGATGTCTTAATGATTTCATCTATGATTAATAAAGGACTTATCAGAAGAGATAGAATCTTTAATTTTACAGTTAGCATTCCTGATAAACCAGGAGAATTGGCAAAAATTGTAGATTTAATTGCTGAACAAGGAGCTAATGTGATAAAACTTGAACATAATCAGTTTAAAAATCTATCAAGATTTAAGGACATTGAATTACAAATTACAGTTGAAACTAATGGAAGTGAACATGTACAAAATTTAACTCAAGCTTTTGAAGAAAAAGGTTATGAAATAGTTAAAATCAAATCTAAAATAAATTAATATAAATGGGGAGTCCTCTTGTACTCCCCTTAATTTTACTTTAATTTAAAATCACAGTTATTTAAAACATCTTGAATAATTTCAAGTCCTTTTTTCATTTCTTCTACATTAGAAGAAACTATACTTATTCTAATTTTTGAAGTAGTCTCTTCTGTTGATGAGTAAAAAATAAATCCTGGTAAAACAGAAAGTCCTCTTAAACGACATTTGTAATAAAATTTTTCACTATTGATATAATTCGCCAAATTTACCCAGATAAAAAAACCTCCTTTAGGTATGTGTATTATTTCTAAGTGTTTTATTTTTTGGAGTTCACTAAGCATATATTCCATTTTCATTTTTAAATTAAGTCTCAATTTCTCTAAATGTTTTTCTAATAAACCTCTTTTAATAAAAATTTCTAAAAATTTTTGATTT
It encodes:
- the ylxM gene encoding YlxM family DNA-binding protein; protein product: MILDEFVEIANLLEIYSSLLSEKQKEYLEDHFENDLSLSEIAKNNNVSRQAIYDNIKRGVALLYDYEDKLKFYQMKKNIREELVDLKKDFTKENLEKIIENLL
- the ilvA gene encoding threonine ammonia-lyase, with the translated sequence MAKLEAFIKAKEKLSKVLLETHLIYSPIFSKESGNEVFIKPENLQKTGSFKIRGAYNKISNLTDAEKKRGVIASSAGNHAQGVAYGAKESGIKAVIVMPKSTPLIKVESTKQYGAEVILHGDVYDDAFKKAKELEEKEGYVFVHPFNDEGVLDGQGTIALEILEELPETDIILVPIGGGGLISGIACAAKIIKPDIKIIGVEPEGAASAYEAIKQNKVVELKEANTIADGTAVKKIGDLNFEYIKKYVDEIITVSDYELMEAFLLLVEKHKIIAENSGILSIAATKKLKEKNKKVVSVISGGNIDVLMISSMINKGLIRRDRIFNFTVSIPDKPGELAKIVDLIAEQGANVIKLEHNQFKNLSRFKDIELQITVETNGSEHVQNLTQAFEEKGYEIVKIKSKIN
- a CDS encoding alanine/glycine:cation symporter family protein, translated to MDFLNYIIGQINMVLWSYVLIALLLLSGLFYTLRTGFAQGRLLGDMVALITGKLSSLKDGEKKIAGQVTGFQAFCIAVASHVGTGNLAGVAIAVVVGGPGALFWMWIIALLGAATSLIENTLAQTYKVKDGKGGFRGGPSYYMEKALGQKTLGYIFSIIVIVTFAFVFNTVQANTIAQAFETTFNLGGVISGVILAALTALIIFGGLHRIANVVGFLVPIMAIGYVVVAVIVLALNIHHIPRLFMSIIEAAFGLKQAVGGAIGVAMLQGIKRGLYSNEAGMGSAPNAAATSNVSHPVKQGLLQAFGVFVDTILICSATGFIVLLYPDFATTAKEGIQVTQDALAYSIGSWGKDFITLCIFLFAFSSLVGNYYYGEANLEFLTKRKSSMLIFRVLTVACVFLGSVAKLAFVWNIADVSMGIMALMNIIVIAILSPKAIAIIRDYIRQRKEGKNPVFKAKDIPGLENTECWD
- the glsA gene encoding glutaminase A encodes the protein MKELLKELVEKNRKFTADGNVANYIPELDKADKNALGIYVTTLDGQEFFAGDYNTKFTIQSISKIISLMLAILDNGEEYVFSKVGMEPSGDPFNSIRKLETSSRKKPYNPMINAGAIAVASMIKGKDDREKFSRLLDFAKLITEDDSLDLNYKIYIGESDTGFRNYSMAYFLKGEGIIEGNVNEALTVYFKQCSIEGTAKTISTLGKFLANDGVLSNGERILTTRMAKIIKTLMVTCGMYDSSGEFAVRVGIPSKSGVGGGICSVVPGKMGIGVYGPSLDKKGNSLAGGHLLEDLSAELSLNIF
- the rpsP gene encoding 30S ribosomal protein S16, encoding MLKLRLTRLGDKKRPSYRIVAMEALSKRDGGAIAYLGNYFPLEDSKVVLKEEEILNFLKNGAQPTRTVKSILVKAGLWAKFEESKKK
- a CDS encoding IS1182-like element ISFnu2 family transposase; this translates as MIKSTNNNRFFKFFQPKLFYINKDIDKDNPVRLLSTILEEMDFSNLMQVFPNKTKVHPVNMFAIIIYVYSRGIYSTRDIEYLCKDSQRTQYLLNSHNIPDYSTIARFLSKATDVIHELFTQFVEKLFKLSEISIETIYIDGTKIEAYANKYSFVWKKSTLKYKERLEENILELIDDFNRYFNKDLDNIFGVFSYLENLNIQKVHGKGKRKSKEQVLLEKAESFIERFEKYTNYLEILGERNSFSKIDKDATFMRMKEDYMRNGQLKPGYNLQIGVISEYIASYEIFHNPSDSKTLIPFLEKIKSQNIEIQNVVADAGYESLPNYEYLETNNYVSYIKPIYYEKSKTRKYKKDLNKVENLDYDEKENRLFRKDGLELEFLNYSKDKKSIYFKNPETEKIVRYNKEFRRLSKISKSNIETEIGKQLRMNRSIQVEGAFAVLKEDMKLCKLKVRGKESAKREIGLFCIAYNFNRYLAKLIRKKQGVILHPLKTA
- the ffh gene encoding signal recognition particle protein, coding for MLENLGNRFQDIFKKIRGHGKLSETNIKDALREVKMSLLEADVNYKVVKDFTNKISEKAIGTEVIRGVNPAQQFIKLVNDELVELLGGTSSKLTKGLRNPTIIMLAGLQGAGKTTFAAKLAKFLKKQNEKLLLVGVDVYRPAAIKQLQVLGQQIGVDVYSEEDNKDVVGIATRAIEKAKEINATYMIVDTAGRLHVDETLMEELKELKKAIKPQEILLVVDAMIGQDAVNLAESFNNALSVDGVILTKLDGDTRGGAALSIKAVVGKPIKFIGVGEKLNDIEIFHPDRLVSRILGMGDVVSLVEKAQEVIDENEAKSLEEKIKSQKFDLNDFLKQLQTIKRLGSLGGILKLIPGMPKIDDLAPAEKEMKKVEAIIQSMTKEERKKPDILKASRKIRIAKGSGTEVSDVNKLLKQFEQMKSMMKMFSSGKMPNMGAMGKGGKFPF